In Embleya scabrispora, the DNA window CGACACCGACGACGCCGGTGTCACCATCGAACCGGGCGCCGCGGGGACGATCAGCGTGGACAGCAAGATCACGCACAGCATCAACGGCGCGAAACCTTCCTGGAGCCTGGTCGGCAACCGCCTCAAGCTGCGGCTGAACTGCCCGGGCTTCATGCATGTGGAGTGCGACGGGTCGTACCGGATCAAGGTGCCGCTCGGCATCCCGCTGGAGGTGTCCTCGGACAGCGGCGGGATCTCCGCCAGCGGACTGCGCCAGAACATGAGGTTCAGCACGGACAACGGCCACATCGACGTGTCCGAAAGCACCGGGAACCTGCAACTGTCCACCGACAACGGAGGCATCACCACCTCGCGGGTGCGCGCCGACACGGTCGTCGTCGACACCGACAACGGCGGGGTACGGCTGCGCCTGGACACCGCGCCGACGAGAGTGAAGGTGACCACCGACAACGGCGGCGTGCGGGTCACCGTGCCCGGTGACGAGAACACCTACCGGGTGAGCGCCAAGAGCGGCAACGGCGGCATCGACAACGAGCTCGGCGACGACCCCCGGGCGAACCGCTCGATCGAGATCCGCACCGACAACGGCGGCATCACCGTCGACCGGGCTCCGGCTCGCTGAGCCGCGGGTCGCGGGTTGCGGATGTCCGACGGGGGGATATCCGCGACCCGTCCCGGCCCCGGCCGGACGGCGGATCAGACCACGAACGATCCGCCCGTGCGCCAGTACACTCCGCCCTCGCGGCCCAGGAAGCCCTCGTCCACGAGATGTCTGCGCAGCGCGGCGTGGTCGTCCATGAAGCGGCGCAGGGTCTCCACGATCTCCGTCTCCTCGTAGCGCACGCCGGGTTCGAAGCTGCCGGCGATGTGGTCGAGCACGACCAGGCGCTTGGCCCGCTGTACGGGCAACTGCCGGATTCGGCCGCGCGCGAGGTAGG includes these proteins:
- a CDS encoding DUF4097 family beta strand repeat-containing protein; amino-acid sequence: MNRPLRTSLIFFGGLLTIGGILMAAWTGLALLSSHDVRDHRDFALSTGDLIIDTDDAGVTIEPGAAGTISVDSKITHSINGAKPSWSLVGNRLKLRLNCPGFMHVECDGSYRIKVPLGIPLEVSSDSGGISASGLRQNMRFSTDNGHIDVSESTGNLQLSTDNGGITTSRVRADTVVVDTDNGGVRLRLDTAPTRVKVTTDNGGVRVTVPGDENTYRVSAKSGNGGIDNELGDDPRANRSIEIRTDNGGITVDRAPAR